A part of Arachis hypogaea cultivar Tifrunner chromosome 12, arahy.Tifrunner.gnm2.J5K5, whole genome shotgun sequence genomic DNA contains:
- the LOC112727336 gene encoding E3 ubiquitin-protein ligase UPL4 isoform X2: MESRGQKRPEMVDELPADKRACSSLDFRPSSSNSSVQTHMNSTHSTLEAHDHDMDTSSSASASSRSEGEHEKDSAYGSCDSDEMDQHHSSLRDYQRRRMSSDHGKFKSIISSLSGQTEPSGQLAVLTELCEVLSFCTEGSLSSMTSDLLSPLLVKLAKHESNPDIMLFAIRAITYICDLYPRSAAFLVRHDAVPALCQRLLAIEYQDVAEQCLQALEKISREQPLACLQAGAIMAVLNYIDFFSTSIQRVALCTVVNICKKLPSESPSPFMEAVPILCNLLQYEDRQLVENVATCLIKIVERVAQSPEMLDELCQHGLIQQVTHLLSINGRTTLSKLIYNGLIGMLVKLTSGSVLAFRTSYELNISSILRDILATSDLSHGLPTSHVIVGHCNQVYEVLKLLNELLPGITKDENDQQVQDKESFLANHPDLLQKLGTDVIPMLIQVFNSGASLYVCHGCLSVMYKIITLSKSDMLVELLKKSSISSFLAGVFTRKDHHMLMLALQISETILQNFSDIFLKLFIKEGVFFAIDALLTPERSTQLMYPVYSGIQLSVDSSQKFRCLCYAFSTSQSPTPSEGGHCKLDKDSVHNLAQNIKTKYLAPELYDSEKGLTDILQQLRAYSNDLLSMSADNSVCAQNEEKVNSILLSQIMDKLTGKEQVSTFEFIESGVVRSLVNYLSQGHYVSENDGKGIVGGNYAAIEKRFEALARVCLHGSRPFSSDTALPILIRNLQNALTSLEAFPIVLSNGPKLRHSYAAVPSGCSIPYPSLKVRFVRAEGETWLNDCTEDFLTVDPFSSLHSIEGYLWPKVSKKSRKQEKSVSSHIVLQPESPPLQSTSNASSCPAEIPVILGPGDMSTDLPETQGEEPKLSHPDETAKVNAGESSSSGTQGSVEKELQSNAEPDSKLARQHLASCSNEAAQKLNFYLDEQYLDHQLTLYQAILHQIVKQNDCSSGSKLWSQVHIITYRKAVESKDILPTECLPSPQDLSHDEVLAYYQQTPFFSDIFSCELVSDLHRPSPTYDVLFLLKCLESMNRFMFHLMSRERICAFAEGKVDNLDSLNISVPSVPQNDFVSSKLTEKLETQMRDSLAICPGSMPSWCNQLITSCPFLFSFEARCKYFKMKAFGQPQIQPHMSYNSSGAESDRRPSLGGLPRKKILVYRNRILESAAQMMDQHARNKVVLEVEYDEEVGTGLGPTLEFYTLVCRELQKSGLGMWRDDPCSFALKSNLQVEEMGINSLYGLFPRPWSSTLDTSNGIQFSEVTKKFFLLGQVIAKALQDGRVLDLHFSKAFYKLILGKELSLYDIQSLDPGLGRVLQEFQALINRKKFLEYFNGGNELEYGLSFRETRIEDLCLDFSLPGYPDIVLASGHDHTMVNLTNLENYVSLVVDATVRSGISRQVEAFKSGFNQVFSVEHLKIFNEQELERMLCGEHDCWAINELADHIKFDHGYTASSPPIVNLLEIIQEFDHEQRRSFLQFVTGAPRLPPGGLASLNPKLTIVRKHCSNRADSDLPSVMTCANYLKLPPYSSKERMKEKLLYAITEGQGSFHLS; encoded by the exons ATGGAAAGTCGAGGGCAAAAGCGTCCAGAAATGGTGGATGAACTTCCTGCGGATAAGCGGGCATGCAGTTCACTGGATTTTAGACCTAGTTCTTCAAATTCCTCAGTGCAAACCCATATGAATTCAACCCACTCGACATTGGAGGCCCATGATCATGACATGGACACTTCTTCGTCTGCATCGGCTTCAAGCCGATCAGAGGGAGAGCATGAGAAAGATTCGGCTTATGGTTCGTGTGACTCGGATGAAATGGATCAGCATCATAGTAGTCTCCGTGACTATCAGAGGCGGAGAATGTCAAGTGATCATGGGAAATTTAAAAGCATTATATCAAGCTTGAGTGGACAAACTGAACCTTCCGGTCAGTTAGCTGTACTTACTGAACTTTGTGAAGTTTTGTCGTTTTGTACAGAAGGTTCACTCTCCAGCATGACTTCGGACTTGTTATCACCGCTACTTGTAAAGCTGGCGAAGCATGAGAGCAATCCAGATATAATGTTGTTTGCTATAAGGGCCATCACTTATATATGTGATCTGTACCCTCGGTCAGCCGCTTTTCTTGTTCGCCATGATGCTGTGCCTGCATTATGTCAAAGATTGTTGGCTATTGAGTATCAAGATGTAGCTGAACAa TGTCTCCAAGCATTGGAGAAAATTTCGCGCGAGCAGCCACTTGCTTGCCTACAGGCTGGGGCGATCATGGCCGTCCTCAATTATATTGACTTCTTTTCGACGAGCATACAG AGAGTGGCTCTGTGTACTGTGGTGAACATATGTAAGAAGCTTCCTTCAGAAAGCCCTTCACCTTTCATGGAGGCTGTCCCAATATTATGCAATCTTCTTCAGTATGAGGATAGGCAG CTGGTTGAAAATGTTGCTACCTGCTTGATTAAAATTGTGGAGCGAGTTGCTCAGTCCCCTGAAATGTTGGATGAACTTTGTCAACATGGATTGATTCAGCAGGTCACACATCTCTTAAGTATTAATGGGCGGACGACCctatctaaattaatttataat GGACTGATAGGAATGCTTGTGAAACTTACTTCTGGTTCAGTTTTAGCCTTCAGGACTTCATATGAGCTTAATATTAGCAGCATATTGAGAGATATATTAGCTACATCTGACCTCTCACATGGATTGCCAACATCACATGTTATTGTTGGACATTGTAATCAG GTGTATGAAGTACTGAAATTGTTAAATGAACTTCTCCCTGGCATTACAAAAGATGAGAATGATCAACAAGTGCAAGACAAGGAATCCTTTCTAGCTAATCACCCAGATCTCCTCCAAAAACTAGGGACTGATGTGATTCCCATGTTGATCCAG GTGTTTAATTCTGGTGCGAGTTTATATGTTTGCCACGGATGTCTATCAGTTATGTACAAGATAATTACTCTGAGTAAATCTGATATGCTTGTTGAATTGCTTAAGAAATCCAGTATTTCAAG TTTTTTGGCTGGAGTGTTCACTCGAAAGGATCACCATATGCTAATGTTAGCCTTACAAATTTCGGAGACCATCCTTCAGAACTtttcagatattttcttaaaGTTGTTTATAAAGGAAGGTGTCTTTTTTGCTATTGATGCACTCTTAACACCAGAAAGATCTACGCAATTGATGTATCCAGTATATAGTGGGATTCAGTTGTCAGTGGATTCCAGTCAAAAGTTTAGGTGCCTATGCTATGCATTTTCGACTAGCCAATCTCCTACTCCTTCAGAAGGTGGACACTGCAAACTTGACAAGGACTCTGTTCATAATCTTGCAcagaatataaaaacaaaatacttagCACCAGAATTATATGATTCTGAGAAAGGATTGACTGATATTTTGCAGCAACTAAGAGCATACTCTAATGATTTATTGAGCATGTCTGCTGACAACAGTGTTTGTGCTCAGAATGAAGAGAAGGTTAACAGTATATTATTGTCTCAGATTATGGACAAGCTTACCGGCAAGGAACAAGTCTCTACTTTTGAGTTTATTGAGAGTGGAGTTGTGAGATCACTTGTCAATTATTTATCTCAGGGTCATTATGTGAGtgaaaatgatggaaaaggaatTGTTGGTGGTAACTATGCTGCCATAGAAAAACGATTCGAGGCCCTGGCAAGGGTATGTTTACATGGTTCTCGACCTTTCTCTAGTGACACAGCCCTTCCAATATTAATCAGGAACCTGCAGAATGCATTGACTTCATTGGAGGCATTCCCCATTGTTCTAAGCAATGGACCGAAACTGAGACATTCATATGCTGCTGTTCCTAGTGGATGTTCCATTCCTTATCCTAGCCTGAAAGTTCGTTTTGTCAGGGCAGAGGGTGAGACTTGGCTGAATGACTGTACTGAAGATTTTCTTACAGTTGaccctttttcttctttgcatAGCATTGAAGGATATCTTTGGCCCAAGGTCAGCAAGAAAAGcagaaagcaagaaaaatcagtATCAAGCCACATAGTGTTGCAACCGGAAAGTCCACCCCTTCAATCAACATCAAATGCAAGTTCCTGTCCAGCTGAAATTCCGGTAATTTTGGGGCCTGGTGACATGTCAACAGATCTCCCTGAAACACAG GGAGAAGAACCAAAGTTATCACATCCGGATGAAACAGCCAAAGTGAATGCTGGAGAATCATCTTCCTCTGGAACTCAG GGATCTGTAGAGAAGGAACTGCAATCCAATGCAGAACCAGACTCAAAATTGGCAAGGCAGCATCTTGCATCTTGTAGCAACGAAGCTGCTCAAAAACTCAATTTTTACCTTGATGAACAGTATCTGGATCACCAATTGACTCTCTATCAGGCAATCCTTCACCAAATAGTAAAACAAAATGACTGTTCTTCTGGTTCAAAATTGTGGAGTCAAGTACATATAATAACGTATAGAAAGGCTGTGGAATCCAAGGACATATTGCCTACAGAGTGTCTGCCTTCACCTCAGGATTTATCTCATGATGAAGTTTTAGCTTATTATCAGCAGACACCTTTCTTCTCAGACATCTTCTCTTGTGAACTTGTTTCCGATCTCCATAGGCCAAGTCCAACTTATGATGTTTTATTTCTGCTTAAATGCTTGGAGAGCATGAACAGATTCATGTTTCACCTTATGTCTCGTGAGAGAATTTGTGCTTTTGCTGAAGGGAAAGTTGATAACCTAGATAGCCTGAACATATCAGTTCCTAGTGTCCCACAAAATGACTTTGTGAGCAGTAAGTTGACAGAGAAGCTGGAAACACAGATGAGGGACTCTTTGGCTATCTGCCCTGGTAGTATGCCATCATGGTGTAATCAGTTAATAACTTCATGTCCTTTTCTGTTTAGTTTTGAGGCTAGATGCAAGTACTTCAAAATGAAAGCGTTTGGCCAGCCCCAGATCCAACCCCATATGTCTTACAACTCCTCTGGAGCAGAAAGTGACAGACGACCAAGTCTTGGTGGATTGCCTCGAAAGAAGATTTTAGTTTATCGTAACCGGATTCTTGAGTCTGCTGCTCAAATGATGGACCAACATGCCCGCAATAAAGTGGTTCTTGAAGTAGAATATGATGAAGAAGTGGGCACTGGCCTTGGACCAACATTGGAATTTTATACCTTGGTATGCCGTGAGCTACAGAAATCTGGGCTGGGCATGTGGAGAGATGATCCTTGTTCCTTTGCCCTCAAGTCAAATTTACAGGTTGAGGAAATGGGAATCAATTCTCTTTATGGATTGTTTCCTCGACCGTGGTCATCAACACTTGATACATCTAATGGCATACAGTTCTCCGAAGTAACTAAGAAGTTTTTCCTTTTAGGCCAAGTTATTGCTAAAGCACTTCAAGATGGAAGGGTCTTAGATCTCCACTTCTCTAAAGCCTTCTATAAACTTATACTTGGAAAG GAACTTTCTCTCTATGACATCCAGTCACTTGATCCGGGGCTTGGTAGGGTGTTGCAAGAGTTTCAAGCACTCATTAACCGGAAAAAATTCCTCGAATATTTCAATGGAGGGAATGAATTGGAATATGGATTAAGCTTCCGGGAGACCAGAATTGAGGATCTCTGTCTTGATTTCTCGCTTCCTGGGTATCCTGACATAGTTCTTGCTTCAGGGCATGATCACACCATG GTAAACTTGACAAACCTGGAGAATTATGTTTCGCTTGTTGTCGATGCAACTGTGAGGTCTGGAATTTCAAGACAAGTGGAAGCTTTTAAATCTGGCTTTAACCAG GTTTTCTCCGTCGAACATCTTAAGATTTTTAATGAACAAGAGCTCGAGCGCATGCTTTGTGGAGAGCATGATTGTTGGGCT ATAAATGAGCTCGCTGATCACATTAAATTTGATCATGGATACACTGCTAGCAGTCCTCCCATTGTTAAT tTGCTGGAAATTATTCAAGAGTTTGATCATGAACAGCGTCGATCCTTTTTGCAATTTGTGACTGGTGCACCACGGCTTCCTCCAGGAGGATTGGCATCTCTCAATCCGAAGTTAACCATTGTTCGAAAG CATTGTAGCAACCGAGCAGACTCGGACCTACCTAGTGTGATGACTTGTGCAAATTATCTTAAGCTACCTCCATACTCATCAAAA GAAAGGATGAAAGAGAAGCTCTTGTATGCCATTACAGAGGGTCAAGGATCGTTCCACCTCTCATAA
- the LOC112727336 gene encoding E3 ubiquitin-protein ligase UPL4 isoform X1: protein MESRGQKRPEMVDELPADKRACSSLDFRPSSSNSSVQTHMNSTHSTLEAHDHDMDTSSSASASSRSEGEHEKDSAYGSCDSDEMDQHHSSLRDYQRRRMSSDHGKFKSIISSLSGQTEPSGQLAVLTELCEVLSFCTEGSLSSMTSDLLSPLLVKLAKHESNPDIMLFAIRAITYICDLYPRSAAFLVRHDAVPALCQRLLAIEYQDVAEQCLQALEKISREQPLACLQAGAIMAVLNYIDFFSTSIQRVALCTVVNICKKLPSESPSPFMEAVPILCNLLQYEDRQLVENVATCLIKIVERVAQSPEMLDELCQHGLIQQVTHLLSINGRTTLSKLIYNGLIGMLVKLTSGSVLAFRTSYELNISSILRDILATSDLSHGLPTSHVIVGHCNQVYEVLKLLNELLPGITKDENDQQVQDKESFLANHPDLLQKLGTDVIPMLIQVFNSGASLYVCHGCLSVMYKIITLSKSDMLVELLKKSSISSFLAGVFTRKDHHMLMLALQISETILQNFSDIFLKLFIKEGVFFAIDALLTPERSTQLMYPVYSGIQLSVDSSQKFRCLCYAFSTSQSPTPSEGGHCKLDKDSVHNLAQNIKTKYLAPELYDSEKGLTDILQQLRAYSNDLLSMSADNSVCAQNEEKVNSILLSQIMDKLTGKEQVSTFEFIESGVVRSLVNYLSQGHYVSENDGKGIVGGNYAAIEKRFEALARVCLHGSRPFSSDTALPILIRNLQNALTSLEAFPIVLSNGPKLRHSYAAVPSGCSIPYPSLKVRFVRAEGETWLNDCTEDFLTVDPFSSLHSIEGYLWPKVSKKSRKQEKSVSSHIVLQPESPPLQSTSNASSCPAEIPVILGPGDMSTDLPETQGEEPKLSHPDETAKVNAGESSSSGTQGSVEKELQSNAEPDSKLARQHLASCSNEAAQKLNFYLDEQYLDHQLTLYQAILHQIVKQNDCSSGSKLWSQVHIITYRKAVESKDILPTECLPSPQDLSHDEVLAYYQQTPFFSDIFSCELVSDLHRPSPTYDVLFLLKCLESMNRFMFHLMSRERICAFAEGKVDNLDSLNISVPSVPQNDFVSSKLTEKLETQMRDSLAICPGSMPSWCNQLITSCPFLFSFEARCKYFKMKAFGQPQIQPHMSYNSSGAESDRRPSLGGLPRKKILVYRNRILESAAQMMDQHARNKVVLEVEYDEEVGTGLGPTLEFYTLVCRELQKSGLGMWRDDPCSFALKSNLQVEEMGINSLYGLFPRPWSSTLDTSNGIQFSEVTKKFFLLGQVIAKALQDGRVLDLHFSKAFYKLILGKELSLYDIQSLDPGLGRVLQEFQALINRKKFLEYFNGGNELEYGLSFRETRIEDLCLDFSLPGYPDIVLASGHDHTMVNLTNLENYVSLVVDATVRSGISRQVEAFKSGFNQVFSVEHLKIFNEQELERMLCGEHDCWAQINELADHIKFDHGYTASSPPIVNLLEIIQEFDHEQRRSFLQFVTGAPRLPPGGLASLNPKLTIVRKHCSNRADSDLPSVMTCANYLKLPPYSSKERMKEKLLYAITEGQGSFHLS, encoded by the exons ATGGAAAGTCGAGGGCAAAAGCGTCCAGAAATGGTGGATGAACTTCCTGCGGATAAGCGGGCATGCAGTTCACTGGATTTTAGACCTAGTTCTTCAAATTCCTCAGTGCAAACCCATATGAATTCAACCCACTCGACATTGGAGGCCCATGATCATGACATGGACACTTCTTCGTCTGCATCGGCTTCAAGCCGATCAGAGGGAGAGCATGAGAAAGATTCGGCTTATGGTTCGTGTGACTCGGATGAAATGGATCAGCATCATAGTAGTCTCCGTGACTATCAGAGGCGGAGAATGTCAAGTGATCATGGGAAATTTAAAAGCATTATATCAAGCTTGAGTGGACAAACTGAACCTTCCGGTCAGTTAGCTGTACTTACTGAACTTTGTGAAGTTTTGTCGTTTTGTACAGAAGGTTCACTCTCCAGCATGACTTCGGACTTGTTATCACCGCTACTTGTAAAGCTGGCGAAGCATGAGAGCAATCCAGATATAATGTTGTTTGCTATAAGGGCCATCACTTATATATGTGATCTGTACCCTCGGTCAGCCGCTTTTCTTGTTCGCCATGATGCTGTGCCTGCATTATGTCAAAGATTGTTGGCTATTGAGTATCAAGATGTAGCTGAACAa TGTCTCCAAGCATTGGAGAAAATTTCGCGCGAGCAGCCACTTGCTTGCCTACAGGCTGGGGCGATCATGGCCGTCCTCAATTATATTGACTTCTTTTCGACGAGCATACAG AGAGTGGCTCTGTGTACTGTGGTGAACATATGTAAGAAGCTTCCTTCAGAAAGCCCTTCACCTTTCATGGAGGCTGTCCCAATATTATGCAATCTTCTTCAGTATGAGGATAGGCAG CTGGTTGAAAATGTTGCTACCTGCTTGATTAAAATTGTGGAGCGAGTTGCTCAGTCCCCTGAAATGTTGGATGAACTTTGTCAACATGGATTGATTCAGCAGGTCACACATCTCTTAAGTATTAATGGGCGGACGACCctatctaaattaatttataat GGACTGATAGGAATGCTTGTGAAACTTACTTCTGGTTCAGTTTTAGCCTTCAGGACTTCATATGAGCTTAATATTAGCAGCATATTGAGAGATATATTAGCTACATCTGACCTCTCACATGGATTGCCAACATCACATGTTATTGTTGGACATTGTAATCAG GTGTATGAAGTACTGAAATTGTTAAATGAACTTCTCCCTGGCATTACAAAAGATGAGAATGATCAACAAGTGCAAGACAAGGAATCCTTTCTAGCTAATCACCCAGATCTCCTCCAAAAACTAGGGACTGATGTGATTCCCATGTTGATCCAG GTGTTTAATTCTGGTGCGAGTTTATATGTTTGCCACGGATGTCTATCAGTTATGTACAAGATAATTACTCTGAGTAAATCTGATATGCTTGTTGAATTGCTTAAGAAATCCAGTATTTCAAG TTTTTTGGCTGGAGTGTTCACTCGAAAGGATCACCATATGCTAATGTTAGCCTTACAAATTTCGGAGACCATCCTTCAGAACTtttcagatattttcttaaaGTTGTTTATAAAGGAAGGTGTCTTTTTTGCTATTGATGCACTCTTAACACCAGAAAGATCTACGCAATTGATGTATCCAGTATATAGTGGGATTCAGTTGTCAGTGGATTCCAGTCAAAAGTTTAGGTGCCTATGCTATGCATTTTCGACTAGCCAATCTCCTACTCCTTCAGAAGGTGGACACTGCAAACTTGACAAGGACTCTGTTCATAATCTTGCAcagaatataaaaacaaaatacttagCACCAGAATTATATGATTCTGAGAAAGGATTGACTGATATTTTGCAGCAACTAAGAGCATACTCTAATGATTTATTGAGCATGTCTGCTGACAACAGTGTTTGTGCTCAGAATGAAGAGAAGGTTAACAGTATATTATTGTCTCAGATTATGGACAAGCTTACCGGCAAGGAACAAGTCTCTACTTTTGAGTTTATTGAGAGTGGAGTTGTGAGATCACTTGTCAATTATTTATCTCAGGGTCATTATGTGAGtgaaaatgatggaaaaggaatTGTTGGTGGTAACTATGCTGCCATAGAAAAACGATTCGAGGCCCTGGCAAGGGTATGTTTACATGGTTCTCGACCTTTCTCTAGTGACACAGCCCTTCCAATATTAATCAGGAACCTGCAGAATGCATTGACTTCATTGGAGGCATTCCCCATTGTTCTAAGCAATGGACCGAAACTGAGACATTCATATGCTGCTGTTCCTAGTGGATGTTCCATTCCTTATCCTAGCCTGAAAGTTCGTTTTGTCAGGGCAGAGGGTGAGACTTGGCTGAATGACTGTACTGAAGATTTTCTTACAGTTGaccctttttcttctttgcatAGCATTGAAGGATATCTTTGGCCCAAGGTCAGCAAGAAAAGcagaaagcaagaaaaatcagtATCAAGCCACATAGTGTTGCAACCGGAAAGTCCACCCCTTCAATCAACATCAAATGCAAGTTCCTGTCCAGCTGAAATTCCGGTAATTTTGGGGCCTGGTGACATGTCAACAGATCTCCCTGAAACACAG GGAGAAGAACCAAAGTTATCACATCCGGATGAAACAGCCAAAGTGAATGCTGGAGAATCATCTTCCTCTGGAACTCAG GGATCTGTAGAGAAGGAACTGCAATCCAATGCAGAACCAGACTCAAAATTGGCAAGGCAGCATCTTGCATCTTGTAGCAACGAAGCTGCTCAAAAACTCAATTTTTACCTTGATGAACAGTATCTGGATCACCAATTGACTCTCTATCAGGCAATCCTTCACCAAATAGTAAAACAAAATGACTGTTCTTCTGGTTCAAAATTGTGGAGTCAAGTACATATAATAACGTATAGAAAGGCTGTGGAATCCAAGGACATATTGCCTACAGAGTGTCTGCCTTCACCTCAGGATTTATCTCATGATGAAGTTTTAGCTTATTATCAGCAGACACCTTTCTTCTCAGACATCTTCTCTTGTGAACTTGTTTCCGATCTCCATAGGCCAAGTCCAACTTATGATGTTTTATTTCTGCTTAAATGCTTGGAGAGCATGAACAGATTCATGTTTCACCTTATGTCTCGTGAGAGAATTTGTGCTTTTGCTGAAGGGAAAGTTGATAACCTAGATAGCCTGAACATATCAGTTCCTAGTGTCCCACAAAATGACTTTGTGAGCAGTAAGTTGACAGAGAAGCTGGAAACACAGATGAGGGACTCTTTGGCTATCTGCCCTGGTAGTATGCCATCATGGTGTAATCAGTTAATAACTTCATGTCCTTTTCTGTTTAGTTTTGAGGCTAGATGCAAGTACTTCAAAATGAAAGCGTTTGGCCAGCCCCAGATCCAACCCCATATGTCTTACAACTCCTCTGGAGCAGAAAGTGACAGACGACCAAGTCTTGGTGGATTGCCTCGAAAGAAGATTTTAGTTTATCGTAACCGGATTCTTGAGTCTGCTGCTCAAATGATGGACCAACATGCCCGCAATAAAGTGGTTCTTGAAGTAGAATATGATGAAGAAGTGGGCACTGGCCTTGGACCAACATTGGAATTTTATACCTTGGTATGCCGTGAGCTACAGAAATCTGGGCTGGGCATGTGGAGAGATGATCCTTGTTCCTTTGCCCTCAAGTCAAATTTACAGGTTGAGGAAATGGGAATCAATTCTCTTTATGGATTGTTTCCTCGACCGTGGTCATCAACACTTGATACATCTAATGGCATACAGTTCTCCGAAGTAACTAAGAAGTTTTTCCTTTTAGGCCAAGTTATTGCTAAAGCACTTCAAGATGGAAGGGTCTTAGATCTCCACTTCTCTAAAGCCTTCTATAAACTTATACTTGGAAAG GAACTTTCTCTCTATGACATCCAGTCACTTGATCCGGGGCTTGGTAGGGTGTTGCAAGAGTTTCAAGCACTCATTAACCGGAAAAAATTCCTCGAATATTTCAATGGAGGGAATGAATTGGAATATGGATTAAGCTTCCGGGAGACCAGAATTGAGGATCTCTGTCTTGATTTCTCGCTTCCTGGGTATCCTGACATAGTTCTTGCTTCAGGGCATGATCACACCATG GTAAACTTGACAAACCTGGAGAATTATGTTTCGCTTGTTGTCGATGCAACTGTGAGGTCTGGAATTTCAAGACAAGTGGAAGCTTTTAAATCTGGCTTTAACCAG GTTTTCTCCGTCGAACATCTTAAGATTTTTAATGAACAAGAGCTCGAGCGCATGCTTTGTGGAGAGCATGATTGTTGGGCT CAGATAAATGAGCTCGCTGATCACATTAAATTTGATCATGGATACACTGCTAGCAGTCCTCCCATTGTTAAT tTGCTGGAAATTATTCAAGAGTTTGATCATGAACAGCGTCGATCCTTTTTGCAATTTGTGACTGGTGCACCACGGCTTCCTCCAGGAGGATTGGCATCTCTCAATCCGAAGTTAACCATTGTTCGAAAG CATTGTAGCAACCGAGCAGACTCGGACCTACCTAGTGTGATGACTTGTGCAAATTATCTTAAGCTACCTCCATACTCATCAAAA GAAAGGATGAAAGAGAAGCTCTTGTATGCCATTACAGAGGGTCAAGGATCGTTCCACCTCTCATAA